TGTCGCAGACTGTTCAGCTGATCCGCCGCTGGATCGAGTCCCAGCCCGCGTTTACCAATATCTCTGACTCGGACAACAAGCCGGGAATTGACTGGGAGATTAATATCGCCCGGGATGATGCCGCCCGCTTCGGCGGGGATGCCACCCTGGTTGGCAACACGGTTCAGTTTGTCACCAACGGGTTGAAGATCGGCGAATACCTACCCAATGATACCGATGAAGAAGTCGATATCCTGGTACGTTATCCGCAAGATAAACGAGATATCGGCCAGTTCAACGAACTACGGATCAAAACCCAGTACGGGTTGGTGCCAATTACCAACTTCTCCAGTATTACGCCGTCTCCCAAGCAACATACGATCAGCCGGATTGATGGCAAGCGAGTAGTTCAGGTGATGGCAGATATGGCTCCGGGTTTCAACCTGAGCCTGGAAATCCCCAATATTCAGGCGGCCCTTGATCAAATGTCGATTGCAACCGGTGTGACGGTTGAAATTCGCGGCCAGAACGAAGAGCAAGCGGCCTCACAGCAATTCCTGGAAAGTGCATTTGTGGTGGCACTGGCCGTGATGGGGCTGATCCTGGTCACTCAGTTCAATAGTTTCTACCAGGCTTTCCTGATCCTGAGTGCCGTGCTGTTCTCAACCGTGGGCGTGTTCCTCGGATTGCTGATTTTCCAGCGGCCGTTCGGCGTCATCATGTCCGGGATCGGGGTGATCTCGCTGGCCGGGATTGTGGTCAACAACAACATCGTGTTGATTGACACCTATAACCAACTGCGTAAGCAGGGCTACGAGAAAACCGTCGCTATCATGCACACCGGTGCCCAGCGTTTACGTCCGGTGCTGCTGACCACCATCACCACGATTCTCGGGCTGCTGCCGATGGTACTGGAAATGAACATTGACCTGATCGGCCGGAAAGTGGAATTCGGCGCGCCGAGTACCCAATGGTGGTCGCAGCTGGCGACGGCGGTTGCCGGCGGTCTGACCTTCGCGACTCTGCTGACCCTGATCCTCACCCCTTGCTTGCTGATGCTGGGCCGGGATCAACATCAGAAGATCCAGCGTCGTCGGTTTGTCTATCAACCCAGTCACCACCAGCAACTGGAAAAACCGAAAGAAGTAACGCGGGAGAAAACGGAAGATGTTTATTAGCGATGTGCCGGACGTACTTTGACAGTACCCGGGTACCGAAAATGAAAACAGCCAGCATTAAGCTGGCTGTTTTTTCGCTGTTCTCCGACAGACTTGATGCCGTTAATCACCTCAAGACGGTTGACGACGCGGCGCGAACTTCTTCGTCATCCCATGGCTTGACGGCGCAACCATTCTGTATCCCAGTTTTTCATAAAACACCGGTTCATCTGCAATCATGGAGACATAAGACCCCTCAAGAGCCACGGAAGCCAGATAGCCGTCAATATGCGTCATGATTTGGCGCCCCAAGCCTTGTCCCTGATAGTGCGGGTCCACCGCCACATCCACCACCTCAAAATTACAGGCGCCGTCACCGACCACACGCCCCATCGCAACCAGGGCTTCGCCATCGTAAATTGAAACACCATACAAGGAATTCGGTAATCCGATGGTCGCCGCCTGCAGGGATTTTACGGACAGACCGGCTTTCACTCGCAAAGCACAGAACATTTCTGCACCGGGCACTTGTTCAACAATATTTAATGTCATGATTGGTCACTCCTTGTTCAGGCGGGTAATCATACACATGAATACTGTATAAATAAACATACTCCGTCATATCCAGCAACCTCCAAAAAGGAAAATAATTTCAACGAGTTCGCTTAAGGCGCAGCATGGCTCGTCACGATATTCCGGCTGAACTGATAATCCGGGTATTCCTGATTCAGTAAATCGACCACATCCAGCCATGCTTGCTGACCCAGCGAGAGCGGTGTTATTGCCGTCGGTAAAAGCGCCCACGGTGCCAAATGAAACCCCCAGGAAACTCCGCCCACAGGATACAACACGCCATGGCGTTCCGTTAATCCGAACAACATTCCCTGCCAGTTTAAATCCATATGCGGCGCGACCTGCCAACCGGGATTGTCTCTGAACACCGTTCCCAGACTGTAAAATGGGATACTGTGTTCTCTTTTTTCCTGCGCGCCGACATCGACAAAGGTCCAGAGATCATCTTGGGCGCCAAATGAGGCATGCTTGCCGGTGAGCTGTTTCTGTCCGGTGGTGGTCACGGGATGAACCCAGTGCGTCACCGCTGCTGACGACACTTCAATCGACGGAAATTTCGGGGCGTAGCAGTCGCCATTGCCTTGGGCGACGAACCGGATATCGAACTCGGTAGCGCTCCCCCACCCGCTCACCGTTTGTTGCACAAGAGACGGGTCGTCAAAACATTTGGCATAACTCCCGTGGGCAATGTTGGTGGCCAACAGCGCATTTCGATACAGGCCGAATGAAATATATGCCGCAATCACAAGGACGACGATACCGATCAAACCGGCTAAAAAGCGTTTCATCTCACTCCAGACTTCCATTCTGCTTTATGTGCGCCGGAGCGCTTCCAGCGTCATCATGAATGAATACAACTGAAGACCAGAGCATCAAGCAGCCGTTGAAGGGGATGCGCCCAGAAGTGGCTGGTGCTTGATCTTGTGATAAGTCATCGCCAATTGCAGACAATGCCTGATGGCTTGCTCCGGCAACGGCTCAGACAAACTCAGGACAATTGCCCGGTTCCCCTGAAATACCAAGCTCTCACCATACAGTTCCCGAAAGGTGTCCACCAGCTTGGTTTGGCAGTTAAAGAAGAGGTAATAATGGTGCGGTGTTTTCAGTTTCCAGTCGATGCGCACAGGGCTGCCGGCAGTGACGGTATAACTCGGCTCTCCCCACTTGAGCGTTTCCTCAACTTCCCCCAACGCATATTCCTCGGCGATTTGATAAATCAGCGCCCGCAAATTTTCGAGTAAAAGTTGAACGGCTGCCGGATAATCGTTGAATCGGGTTTGTACTGCCTTGTCCATGGAATGCCTCCTGTTCGAAAGTGTCGGGCCAA
Above is a window of Photobacterium sp. TY1-4 DNA encoding:
- a CDS encoding DUF1801 domain-containing protein; protein product: MDKAVQTRFNDYPAAVQLLLENLRALIYQIAEEYALGEVEETLKWGEPSYTVTAGSPVRIDWKLKTPHHYYLFFNCQTKLVDTFRELYGESLVFQGNRAIVLSLSEPLPEQAIRHCLQLAMTYHKIKHQPLLGASPSTAA
- a CDS encoding GNAT family N-acetyltransferase, producing the protein MTLNIVEQVPGAEMFCALRVKAGLSVKSLQAATIGLPNSLYGVSIYDGEALVAMGRVVGDGACNFEVVDVAVDPHYQGQGLGRQIMTHIDGYLASVALEGSYVSMIADEPVFYEKLGYRMVAPSSHGMTKKFAPRRQPS